In the genome of Chaetodon auriga isolate fChaAug3 chromosome 15, fChaAug3.hap1, whole genome shotgun sequence, one region contains:
- the hspb1 gene encoding heat shock protein beta-1 produces MTERRIPFTLLRTPSWDPFRDWQQNSRIFDQAFGMPALPEDFATFPSTHWPGYLRPSVLTPDMAPMMPHVPVMYPGPMMAQQARALTRQMSSGMSEIKQTQDNWKVSLDVNHFSPEELVVKTKDGVVEITGKHEERKDEHGFISRTFTRKYTLPSTANIEKVTSSLSPEGVLTVEAPLNIPAIQSSETTIPVNVDNKGGVVKK; encoded by the exons ATGACTGAGAGACGTATTCCCTTCACCCTGCTCCGCACCCCAAGCTGGGACCCATTCCGTGACTGGCAGCAGAACAGCCGCATCTTCGACCAGGCCTTCGGCATGCCGGCCCTGCCTGAGGACTTCGCCACATTCCCCAGCACCCACTGGCCGGGGTATCTGCGGCCCTCCGTCCTGACCCCGGACATGGCCCCCATGATGCCCCACGTCCCTGTGATGTACCCAGGCCCCATGATGGCCCAACAGGCTCGTGCCCTGACCCGCCAGATGAGCAGCGGCATGTCAGAGATCAAGCAGACTCAGGACAACTGGAAGGTGTCCCTGGATGTCAACCACTTCTCACCTGAGGAGCTGGTGGTGAAGACCAAGGACGGCGTGGTGGAAATCACTG GCAAgcatgaggagaggaaagacgaGCACGGTTTCATATCCAGGACCTTCACCAGGAAATACAC CCTCCCCAGTACAGCTAACATTGAGAAGGTGACCTCCAGCCTGTCTCCTGAAGGGGTGCTGACCGTGGAGGCTCCTCTGAACATACCGGCCATCCAGTCCTCCGAGACCACGATACCTGTCAATGTAGACAACAAAGGTGGCGTGGTGAAGAAGTAG